In Heliangelus exortis chromosome 19, bHelExo1.hap1, whole genome shotgun sequence, the genomic stretch TCAATAGAAGAGCTCACACAAGGTCATCCCCTGTTGCAGTGCAGATTCCATCTGTACTGAAGGCAGTGGTCCTTCCTTTTAGCCAGAGGCACAATCTGGATCGATGACACTGCTGCTTGAGAGTCCTCTGGCAAAATGTTAACATACAAAACCCACTTACAATGGGTAAAGTACTGCCAGGtgtcctgcccagctccagatTCAGACGGGTTTCTAAATGGAAGCGTGATGAAAACAGGTGCAGTAGCCTCAGTTGTCTTTAGGGGAAAATAGATGCAGGGGGTTGACTCAAGTGAATTTGTTCCGAgctcagctctggagctgcttcaatggtttttttttggtttgtttttttttaaatttccagtgGCCTTTTTAAGTAGACCTCTGTGAACTTCCTTGGGCCTTAGGAATAGCTTTCAGAAACAGGAACGTAGTGAGCTCTGGAGGTCGTCTAGGTAAGCTACTCCAAGCAAGGTGTACTCCAAAGCTGTATCACATTGTTCAGGAGGCTGCATCACACACCTCTCTGCTGAGTGTGTCCTTCCCTTGCACCTACCAGGGGTGTCTCTGCTGCAGCTTAGGAAGCTGTTACAGCTGCCTATTGAAAGCCTCGTGGTTCATCTTTCACACTCCATTTAATCCTGTTGCTACCCATGTGTGTTCAGTTCCCTgtctccctccctgcttccagctgtCTCTGCCAGCAGAAATACTGTTAGGCGAGTTGCGTTTTGTACGATATGATATTGAAAGAGTGGAAAGCTGTAGCATACGTATTTCTACTGGTAACGTTGCTGATTTGTGTATTTAATAATGAAGCAGGAAAGGCTTTTAACATTAACCTCTGGGTCACCTCTGGGTGATTCTTATTCCAGGCCAATTTTGACAGTCTCTCACCCATGACAGCACATGTCCTTGGGGGGCTCCAGTCATCGGATCTGGGCTTTTATTGTTGTGGCAACAGGATCAAtagttcccttttttttgcaAGTCATGCCTGCGGCCCATAGCAAGGACCACCTGGGCTTTGGGGTGCTGCTTGCTTTCAGTTGCCTTATGGGACTGTTCATTCTCATGCAGTGGGGTAcactcagtctcctcttctgctgctgccttacCCAAAAGACACAGCAAACTTCTAGGCCAAGAAAGGCCTTCTGGTCTCCAGGTCCCAGGGTGTCTTGATCTGGTCAGGAGAGGACCAGTTAGCAGCATGCAATTGATTTTGTTTGTGATGTCAGAGCCCTGATCACAGCTCACTTCTCCAGTGCTTGCTGGGTGGGATGATAGCAGACGAGACCAGCAACTGTTGGATGCTTGATCTcatcagcaaagctgcagctgtaCAGTAAGAGCAGAGGAGATCCTCCTTTAAGTCTGCACTAGAAGGAAGGCTTCAAGAAAGCTCCTCAGCACCCTCTGGAAGGTCTCAAGGACTCAGGGCACAAGCTACAAATGATAAATTCACCTGTCCTGCCAGGAGGCCCCTGCTGCAGAGTGCCACCCCTCTggctgccctggcagaggaTGGAGATCTTAAGGCCCTTCTAAGTGTGCCCTTGATACTTAACACACTGAGCAAAAGCACGTGGGCAGTGAGGGTTGTGGGGGCTTGTGTAAGTCCAAGAGGAGCATGGTGCTGCAGAGCCCATTGTTCCCTGACTCAGTGTCTTGGGCAGtgactgaggggaaaaaaaagccaaacagaagTCCTGGCTTTAgcctggaagaagggagggctgagcagcagtcAAGGGGCTTTGCATGGTGCTAAGGAAGGCAGAGGCAAGCTGTGGTGCTGCAGGTCCGGTGGCCTGATGTCCTCCTTGCCCAGCCTGGTTACAGCACCAGGGCCACTCTGCTTCCCCTGGGCCACACTCAGCCAGGCTGAGGTGAAGctgctggctcagctgctgggcaTGGGCAGCACAGTGGGAACCCCCAAGTGAGGGCACTGCCACTGTCTCACCAAGTGCCTCTTTGTCTGTGCCAGGACTGACTTTGTCAGCGCCTGAGAACATGGGGCACCGTGGAACCAGCAGCCCCTGTTGTCGCAGCGAGGGAAAACTCGTGCACTCAATGTGAGTGATCaacaagcttcaactttattgcgcagcaacttttcCTTCTATACGGTCTCGGAGACCACGCCCCCCAGGTCCCGGCGGCCACACCCCCTACCCTTTCAGGAACATTCAGGAACATTCTCAGCGTCCTTTAATAAGCTAGTACATATTCTATAACCTAGCTCCTCTGTTGGCCATCTGCACTATGTCTTCGTGGCCCTTGTCACGTAGCCAGTCCTCCACaccctgttgctgctgctctgtctcCAGGGAAAGCGTCCCCCAGCACGGGGAGGCATCCCTGGCCTCACCAGGGTACCCCCAGCCTGCCTTTGCCTTTGTTGGCTCCCCTGTGCTTTGGGGTAGAAGGGGATAAAATCTTAttcctggcagcccagctcctgctgcagctgcctggaagCGGTTCCCCTTGCCCTGCACTTCTCCCGAGAGGCACCAGACACAGACAAGCACTATGGGGAGCTGTCAGCTTTTATTAGGTCTCAAAAAtccacaggcagctgaaaggCAGCTGGCAGCATGGCGGGGCGGGCTCAGGGCTGGTGGCCACCTCCAGGAACCCCCCCGGTGATGGCAGGGGAGCTGGGTTCCTGTCTCCGATGCGCTCTACGGAAGAACTGGAAAGCCCTGCGCACGCCCCTGGACACCCTTCTGAAGAGGGAGAACCGTTTCCGTAGAGCTGATGAAGTCCCTTCAGCCTCTCGTGCTACCCAGGAGCcaaaggctgtgctgggctctgcctgctggcCCATGTCTTCTACGAGGTCTTGCTGTTCTGTGGAGTGCTGGCCTGATCCCCGTGTCACAAGCGCAGCCCTGGCCACAAACTCCCTGACAACGAACTGGTGTGCGTCCACCGGAGCCAGATCATCGTCTTTGGCCCTGGAGGGGACAGGTGCCAGgctctcagcttctcctgtgctgtcctgctggtcttgtccctctgtcccaaGCACAGCCTTGGCCACAGACTCCCTGACCATGAAGTGGTCGGTGTCCACTTGAGCCAGATCACCATCTGTGGACCTGGAGGCCTCAGGTGCCAGTCCCTCAGCTTCTGCCCCACTGGTGTGCTGCTGGTCTGGTCCCCCTGTCACAAGCACAGCCTTCTCCACAGCATCGCCAACAATGAAGTGGTCGGTGTCTGCCAGAGCCACATCATCTtgtgtggggctggaggggacaggtGCCAGTCCCTCAGCTTCTGCCCCACTGGTGTCCTGCTGGTCTGGTCCCTCTGTCCCAAGCACAGCCTTGGCCACAGACTCCCTGACCATGAAGTGGTCGGTGTCCACTTGAGCCAGATCACCATCTGTGGACCTGGAGGCCTCAGGTGCCAGTCCCTCAGCTTCTGCCCCACTGGTGTGCTGCTGGTCTGGTCCCTCTGTCACAAGCACAGCCTTCTCCGCAGCATCGCCAACAATGAAGTGGTCGGTGTCTGCCAGAGCCACATCATCTtgtgtggggctggaggggacaggtGCCAGGCTCTCTGCCTCCACTGCTGTGTCGAGCTCACTAAAGGCAAGAGAAGCTGGTGCTTTTGCCTCCTGTTGTGCCACAGGAGCCAGAGGCAAGTGGTGCCCCTCTTTGCCAAGAGCTCCGGCCCCTGCAGAAGCTGCCGGCTCCACGCCTGTGAACTCCAGGGATTCGTATGTGCTGTGCTGGTAATTATCTTCCTGTTCTTCAGACTCTGTGCCCATGATGCTGGATGAGCTGGATTCCTCCTGGGGGACAAAGCTGAGGTCTTGAAAGAAGTCCTGGGAAGAGGGCCAGATGATGTCATCTCTGTCACtgtcctcttccccctcctgctctAAGTCCCCTGCTTTGTTGTCCAGCACTGGCAGGAATGTCCTCCCTCTTGCCCACACTTCCTGCTGGCTGGGTCCGGGGGCTTCCATCCACTCCAGCATGTCCTCTCTGCTGGTGACATCATGCAGGAGTTCCCTGCGCCTCGCCTCTGGCTGACACACCTTCAAGCTCACTCTGCAGGtctggaaggaaagaggggTTTAGTAAAAGCAGtctggctcccagcagcacctgcatGCCAGGGCCCTGCCGGCAGCGGCTGCTGTCAGAGACAGGAGATGATGGGGCCGGAGCCGTGCGGCGCAGCGGCGCGATCCAGGCAGAGGGAggccccatcccatcccatcccatcccatcccatcccatcccgtccCATGCCGTCCCGTGCCATGCCGTCCTTGGTACTCACCCTCCTGGATCTGACACTGAGCCGCCACGACTCTGTCTGCTGCTCCTCGCTCTCCTGCCGCCAGAGCTGCCTGGCCTCCAGGCCACCCTGCTGACGCTGCCGGCTGGCTGCGCTGGTCTGGGCCgggcagctcctctcctggtCCTCCAGATGCTCCGTGTGGACGGACCGGATGGTCAAACGAtctgcagcagccccatggTCAGCCGACaccctgctgtggggctggcacCTGACACGCACTGTCAACCTTTCTGAGAGACGTCGTGCCGTTTGTCCACAGCGTGCTGGTCCCGCGTCCCTCTCGAAGGAAGCTGGCGCAGGGGTGCTGCAGGCAACACCAGTGCTCCCACGTCTGTGGGGATCAGGCAAGGGACGTTCTCTGTCAGCTGCCCAGacttcctctgctcttcttggTATCGCCCggtcctgctgtgctgctggctgcttgcaGCATCCCCATCGCCCAGTGAAAACCTTGTGCTGGGGCTCATTGGGGATGTGCCAGGCTGTCCcctttccagctggggcagaggctccagggctgtgcagggcaGGCTTCCAGCTCTCCACCCTGGCAGATGTGCCCCGGTCACCCCATGTGCCCCGGGCAGAGGAGACAACCTCTTGGCGGCCGCTGGTTGCAGCGCTGCTGGCTGTGTTTCTGCCTGTGGCAAGggttgctgctggcagaggaggcagcttGCAGCAGGTGCTGGCAGCCTTGTAACTGCTTGTGGAAGAAGATGATGTAGAGGGGGCAGCTGGCAGATGGGGCAGCTTGCAGCAGGTGCTGGCAGCCTTGTCTCTGCCCCCGCGTAAAGGTGCGGAGCGTGCAGCGGGAGGGGGACGTGGCTTCTGAGAGCaagtgctggcagctcctgagggCTGAGCTGTGAGTGCATGCCCGGGTGCCACATCCTGCCTGAGGAGAGGCAGCCGGCATGGCTGGCAAGCTGTCTCCTCCTCTGTCGCCCTGCCTACCAGGCTGCCCGACTgcaagagaaagcaaggagagactGCAATGACTCTGGCCCTTGCCCCCGTGGCTCCATGTCCCGGTTGTGAAAGGTcctttgtagtgaaatgaggcaaccaggtgccaccaatggccaggtagtgggcatgagtttgtgttaagcccacctgtgcctgattaggcCGGGCCCCTACTGcccatgagcaggattagggggccaataaagctcactcctgaggagGCCGTGAGGGAGGCTGGCTGCTTTCGGAGCAATAGCACCGGGCCAGGCTACTCAGCCCTGAGGGCCAGAGACTCGGAGCCCTCTTTGtgtgtttctgctggaacacctggttggaccttgga encodes the following:
- the LOC139805352 gene encoding uncharacterized protein isoform X3 translates to MEREEKARSQTTKGQPLLKKRLLVRLKSGSLVGRATEEETACQPCRLPLLRQDVAPGHALTAQPSGAASTCSQKPRPPPAARSAPLRGGRDKAASTCCKLPHLPAAPSTSSSSTSSYKAASTCCKLPPLPAATLATGRNTASSAATSGRQEVVSSARGTWGDRGTSARVESWKPALHSPGASAPAGKGTAWHIPNEPQHKVFTGRWGCCKQPAAQQDRAIPRRAEEVWAADRERPLPDPHRRGSTGVACSTPAPASFERDAGPARCGQTARRLSERLTVRVRCQPHSRVSADHGAAADRLTIRSVHTEHLEDQERSCPAQTSAASRQRQQGGLEARQLWRQESEEQQTESWRLSVRSRRTCRVSLKVCQPEARRRELLHDVTSREDMLEWMEAPGPSQQEVWARGRTFLPVLDNKAGDLEQEGEEDSDRDDIIWPSSQDFFQDLSFVPQEESSSSSIMGTESEEQEDNYQHSTYESLEFTGVEPAASAGAGALGKEGHHLPLAPVAQQEAKAPASLAFSELDTAVEAESLAPVPSSPTQDDVALADTDHFIVGDAAEKAVLVTEGPDQQHTSGAEAEGLAPEASRSTDGDLAQVDTDHFMVRESVAKAVLGTEGPDQQDTSGAEAEGLAPVPSSPTQDDVALADTDHFIVGDAVEKAVLVTGGPDQQHTSGAEAEGLAPEASRSTDGDLAQVDTDHFMVRESVAKAVLGTEGQDQQDSTGEAESLAPEASRSTDGDLAQVDTDHFMVRESVAKAVLGTEGQDQQDSTGEAESLAPEASRSTDGDLAQVDTDHFMVRESVAKAVLGTEGQDQQDSTGEAESLAPEASRSTDGDLAQVDTDHFMVRESVAKAVLGTEGPDQQDTSGAEAEGLAPVPSSPTQDDVALADTDHFIVGDAVEKAVLVTGGPDQQHTSGAEAEGLAPEASRSTDGDLAQVDTDHFMVRESVAKAVLGTEGQDQQDSTGEAESLAPEASRSTDGDLAQVDTDHFMVRESVAKAVLGTEGPDQQDTSGAEAEGLAPVPSSPTQDDVALADTDHFIVGDAVEKAVLVTGGPDQQHTSGAEAEGLAPEASRSTDGDLAQVDTDHFMVRESVAKAVLGTEGQDQQDSTGEAESLAPEASRSTDGDLAQVDTDHFMVRESVAKAVLGTEGPDQQDTSGAEAEGLAPVPSSPTQDDVALADTDHFIVGDAVEKAVLVTGGPDQQHTSGAEAEGLAPEASRSTDGDLAQVDTDHFMVRESVAKAVLGTEGQDQQDSTGEAESLAPVPSRAKDDDLAPVDAHQFVVREFVARAALVTRGSGQHSTEQQDLVEDMGQQAEPSTAFGSWVAREAEGTSSALRKRFSLFRRVSRGVRRAFQFFRRAHRRQEPSSPAITGGVPGGGHQP